One Actinomycetota bacterium genomic window, ATTCCGCCCAGGTCAGGTCGAGCAGCACCACCATCCGCTCGGCTTGCAGGACCCAGTAGGTCAGTGATCCTTGGGCGGTGCCGAAGGTCACTGTCCAGCCGCCATCACCCAGGCGGCGTCGGCGAAAGATCATGCTCGCTTCGGTCGGATCCACCCGAAGGACCGCGACGACGCCAGCCACCGAGCCGGCTAGCAGGGGCGGGGCGCCGCGCAGCCGCCGGTGAACCTGCTGCGTCACAAGGACCTGGTAGGCGGCATTAGGCCCAGTAGCTGCAACCGCATCCCAGGCCAGCACCTGGGAGCGATCGCCCTGGCGGATGCGCTCGACCAGGGCCTGCCAGTCGGCAAGCTGCTCGGCCGAGGGCGTTGGTGGCTCGACCGACATGGTCACCGCCTCACTCATGCAACTAGCCTACCGGCCACCGAACCTGGCTCCCACGAGCACTCTGGGTCGAAGCGGTCCTCCGGTGCAGCCGGGAGGAGCCTGAATCAATCGCCGCCGTGGAGTCGCCGGCCGAGGAAACTCTTCTGGAGGTTGCCGCATGGCCGCGTTCTCTTGCTCATGCTGGCGGTGGTCGGCGGGTGGAGTGGCCGACCTGATCTGGAGAACCCCACCGCCGGCCAGATCACGCTCCACACCGCATGGTCACGGTTATCCGGAGGGTCGGATGCCTGAGGGTTATGGCCGGGCTCGGCTTGTCATGGCCTGCTGGTCATCTTGCGTGAACTCGACGAAGGGACGACGTGGGCGCCGCGAGCACCTTGCACGTGCCAGGACGACCCGCTATGTGGTAATCGTCGGAGGCCACGGTCAGGCGCGGCTGGTGAGGGGGGTCTCGCTCCGCTCCTCCAACGCCTTGTCGTGGTCGGCCACGGCCGGTCCAGAGATCCCGACCCGTCTGGCTTCCAGTTGGGCGGCGAAGGCGACGCCCACAAACAGCGCAATCCCGGTCAGATTCGCCCACAGCAACAGCGCCATGACCCCGGTCAGGGGACCATAGGTCGCACCAAAGTCGCCGCTTTGGGCCGCGTAGGCCGCCAATAGCAGGCTGACCAGCCACCACAGGGCCGTGGCCAGGCCAGCTCCGATCATCAGCCATGACAGCCCGGGCTGCTGACGGCGGGGGGCGTAGCGGAACAGCAGCGACACCGTCATCACCGTCAGTCCCAGGCTGACCGGCCACCGCGCGAGGTTCCAGGTCGTCGCAGCTGCGGTATCCCAGTGGTACCAGCGCTGCATGGAGGCACCGATGGCCCCGCCGGCCACCAGCAGAAGGAAGCTGACCAGCGCCGGCAGGCCGGCCACCGCGGTCAGGAGCAGGGCCCGCAGGTACTTCTGCAGGGCGGGACGGTCTTGATCCACCCCGTAGATCCGGTTGGCGCCCCGCTCGATCTGGCCGGCGGCGGCGGTGAGCGCCACCACCGCGGTCAGCAGACCGAGCAACAACGCCACCTGCCCACTGTCGCGGACGCGTTCCTCGTGCGCCAGCAGCTGGCGGACCAGCGACTCGCTCGCCCCCGGGGTCAGGGCCAAGACGGTGTCGGCCACCACCCGACCACCCTGCCGCAGGCCCCCCAGTTCGCTGGCCAGCCCGTTGAGGGCGATCAGCAAGGGCACCGCGGCCAGGCACAGCTGCAGGCCGAGCGCCCTGGCGTGGCTGAAGCCGTCGCCGGAGCGGAACCGCACGAGGGCATCCCGGAGCAGGTGCCAGCCGCCGTAGCGGCGCAGGGCGCGCCAGGCATGGTCGGCCGACAGCTCGCCCTGGCCCAGCAACCGGGTCTCAGGGACCCGATGGGCACCGCTCATCATTTCCTCCATCCGGCTGGCTGCCGCAACGGCTGCTGCGGGCCAACAGCCAATGCAGTCCAGCCTCACCCCACACTTCTCGCCCGAGGACCAACCCAAACTGGTCAACCCGGCGACAGGACCGATCAACAGCACTCACGTTCACGGCACATTCTCGGGCGCCTGTACGATCTTCGGCCCGGTGCAGCCAGGCGGCGCCTGGCCGTCCCCTAGGACGTCGGGGCCGATCCGTCACCACGGGGTCGGGGGTTGGGATCCTGGCTGGTGGACCGCCAAAGGTCACCGTCCACCCCACATCGCCGAGGCGGCGCCGGCGTTAGATCATGCTGGCTTGGGTCGGATCCACCCGAAAGAGACCAGGGCCCGCCACGCAACACGCTGCTCTGTGAAGGGCGTCGGCGGCTCGATCGGCGTGGCGTCGCCTCACGTGTGTCGCCAGCTCAGCGGTCATCCAGCCGACGCCATGGCCTTCAGGCGCTGTGACGGTCCCAGACATCCCGGTCACCGATCGGGACCAGGCTGTGCTGGTAGGCGAAGGCGACTGCCTCCAGCTTGGAGTGGACGCCCAGCTTGACCAGGATGCTCTGCACGTGGGTGCGGACGGTGTGGAGCGACAGGAAGCACTCCTCGGCGATCCGCCGGTTGGACCAGCCGCTGGCCAGCAGCCCAAGGAGCTCGCGCTCGCGATTGGACAGCGTCCCTACCCGCAGGTCGACCCTCGGGTCGTGACTGGGCCGTGCTGGCTTGGTCGCCATCACGATGGCCGGCGTGCCGTCGACCACGGCGCGGACGGCGTTGGCGACCTGCCGGCTTGAGCTGTCTCTGGGCAGCAGGCCGTCAGCGCCGGCGGCGGTCACAGCCGCAACTTGGTCCCAGGGGGCCTGGCCTGCCAGCAACAACAGCTTGGTAGCCGGTGAGACGGCCTTCACCGCGGTCGGTGTCGCGGTCAGAGCGCTCCCAGGCAAGGGGGCTCCCAGCAGGAGGACGGCGGGTTGGTGTTCGGCGGTCAGCTTGAGTGCTCCTGGGCCGTCGTGGGCCACGCCGAGCACGGCGAAGTCGTCCTCGGCGTCCAGGAGTATGGCGAGCCCTTCAGCCAACAGCTGCTGGGGGTCGGCGATCACCAGGCTGAGAACAGGTCCCATGTTGCACATGCTCCAGGGTGCTGTAGGTAGGTGTTCGGTCGGGCCGGTCGCCTTCCCGGCAACACCGCTGCCAAACCAGCCATGATCCGACGTCGCGACCCAGGCTTGGCGTCATGGGACGTACGCCAACGAGTCCGTATCGGTAGGGCAGGCAGGACTGGCGTGCGGGTTGTGATGGGTTCGCCCTTGTCGTTTCGG contains:
- a CDS encoding response regulator transcription factor, translating into MGPVLSLVIADPQQLLAEGLAILLDAEDDFAVLGVAHDGPGALKLTAEHQPAVLLLGAPLPGSALTATPTAVKAVSPATKLLLLAGQAPWDQVAAVTAAGADGLLPRDSSSRQVANAVRAVVDGTPAIVMATKPARPSHDPRVDLRVGTLSNRERELLGLLASGWSNRRIAEECFLSLHTVRTHVQSILVKLGVHSKLEAVAFAYQHSLVPIGDRDVWDRHSA
- a CDS encoding YihY/virulence factor BrkB family protein; the protein is MSGAHRVPETRLLGQGELSADHAWRALRRYGGWHLLRDALVRFRSGDGFSHARALGLQLCLAAVPLLIALNGLASELGGLRQGGRVVADTVLALTPGASESLVRQLLAHEERVRDSGQVALLLGLLTAVVALTAAAGQIERGANRIYGVDQDRPALQKYLRALLLTAVAGLPALVSFLLLVAGGAIGASMQRWYHWDTAAATTWNLARWPVSLGLTVMTVSLLFRYAPRRQQPGLSWLMIGAGLATALWWLVSLLLAAYAAQSGDFGATYGPLTGVMALLLWANLTGIALFVGVAFAAQLEARRVGISGPAVADHDKALEERSETPLTSRA